Genomic window (Verrucomicrobiia bacterium):
GGTGGCGGCGATTGTCCAACGCGCGGCCGGTTTTATTTATTACATTTCGCGCGCGGGAGTGACCGGTATGCAGCAGCAGATTGCGAGTGATCTGGCGGAGCAGGTCGCCAAAATTCGTCAGCACACGGAATTGCCCATTGTGGTGGGGTTTGGGATTTCAAATCCCGAGCAGGCTCAAACGGTGGCGCGGGCCGCTGATGGCTGCGTGGTCGGCAGTGCCATTGTGAATCAGATCGCGCAGTTGGGATCATCGCCGGACGGGGCGACGCGCATCACCGATTTTGTGCGCGCGATGGTGGAGGCGGTGAAGCGTTGAATGGCGGCGCGGTTTGGGGTCAGGGATATTACGGAGTCAATTTTTGTTGAGCGTGAAGCCGAGAAACTCCGTGACAGCGTCCAGTGGATCTTTTATAGAATGCTCAACGTAACGGCGAACCGGAGCATTTTTTATGAAGCAACGAATTTTTCTTTCAATCGGAGTCAGCCTGTCATTGCTGCTGAACGCGCGCGCGGATTTGAGCTACACTTTCGATGAGGACGCCCAAGGCTTTCAAAATTTCAGTTGGTCCGCCACCGGGCCGGCGGGCTGGTCGGGCGGTGCGGCCTTGCAAGCCACCCCGTCGTCGGGAGGCTGGACGTTGGGTGGAAGTTTTAATTATCTCAAGGAGTTTAGCTGGCCCGACCAAGTCGAGATGCAGAGTCTGGCGGCGAGTGGTCAGGGACGGCTCAGCTTTGATTTGATTTTGGATGGCAGCAGTTTCACTCCGGGGGTTGCGAATTGGTATAACGTCAACATCGCGGGCAACAGCGCCGGAGCGAATGGCTGGACACAATTCGAGAAACTTTCGGGCGATGCCTGGCATAACGCCGACGATAACGCGCTGTATAGCACTCATGTGGATGTTTCCTTTGCGGAGTTGGGGTGGGCGGATCCAGAAGACGCCACCGGCTGGTTTCAACTTTATTTCGGGGCCAATTCGGCCGATGATTTTCCCATCCAATTTTACATTGATAACGTGACGGCTTACGCGGTACCGGAACCGTCCGCGTTGGCCTTGGGGTTTGCGGGAGTGATGGCGCTGGCCGGATGGCGACGTCGCCAAGCTTGACGGGCGGCAGCGCTCGATTTTCACCCCGGCCCGCGCCGGGGTTTTTTGTTGCGCTGCTTAGAAAGGGTTTTGCGTTTCAGGCCGGGTCGGTGTTCAATCCACGACGATGAAAAAGTCAGCCGATAAACAGGATCGTTTCGTCATCATTATGGCGGGGGGGCGGGGTGAGCGGTTCTGGCCCGTGAGCCGCGAACATTCGCCAAAGCAACTGCTCAAGCTGCTGGGAGACCGGTCCTTTCTCCAGGAAGCGGTGGAACGCGTGCTGCCCTTGGTGCCGCTGCGAAACATCTTCGTCATTACGAATGCCGCGCAGGTTGCGGCGGTGCGCAAACAACTCCCGAAGCTGCCCAAGGACAACATTGTTGGCGAGCCGTTGGGACGAGACACCTGTGCGGCGGTTACATTGGGGGCGGCCTTGGTTGGCGCCCGAACCACCACGGGGATTCTGGCGGTCCTGCCCGCGGATCATGTGGTGCCCGAGACAAAAAAGTTTCAGCAGGTGTTGAATGACGCCTTCACCGTCGCGGCGCAAGGGCAGGTCATGGTGACGATTGGCATCAAGCCCACCGAACCCGCCACCGGGTATGGTTACATCCGGATTGGGAATCCGTTGCCGACTCCGAGCGGCAGCAAAAAAACCAAGACTACGTTCTACAAGGCGGAACAGTTTGTGGAGAAACCCAATTTTGATCGCGCGTTGGAATACGCAAACAGCGGACAGTACCGCTGGAACGCGGGAATGTTTGTCTGGAGTTTCATCACGATCACGAATGGTTTGGAGCAGCATCAACCGGAAATGTTCGCCGCCTGTCAACGTTGGTTCAAAGTGGCGGCCCAACCGGCCAAGCTGGCGAAAGCGCTGGCGCGCGATTATCCCGAGATCAAAAAAATCTCGATTGATTTCGCACTGATGGAACACGCGCAAAATGTCATCTGTGCGGATGGCGCGTTCGCGTGGGATGATCTCGGCGCGTGGCCGGCCCTGGCTCGTCATCTCAAAGCCGATGCGGAAGGAAACACCGCCGTGGCCGATTTCATCCATGTGGATGCGGCGCGAAATATCATTTACGACGCGCGCACCAAGGAGCGGCGCACGCCGATTGCGGTCGTGGGCTTACGCGACGCGATTCTCGTGCAGACGGATGATGCGGTGTTGCTGGCGCACAAAGCGCAGGCTCAGAAGATCAAGGAATTGGTCAAGAAAATCGGCGCCGATAAGCGGTTGAAACGGCTGGTGTGATTCGCGGTGCCCGCGTAAAAAACTTTCGTTCTGTGAGCTTGCCTTGAGGAGTTTCACTGGCATTTTCTCAAATCATGCGGTTGCTGAAATTGTTCGGTGAATGGTTCGTGGCGCTAAAATTAGTTGCTTTCTTTCTGGTCGTCGCGGCGCCGGCGACCGAAACGTCCGTTCCCCAAACCTCGCCCACCATCAGCCCGGCGGAATTAGCAATCAAAGGATTTGCCTTGCCGACCGGCTTTCGATGCGAACTGGTGGCCGCCGAGCCGTTGCTGGCGAATCCGGTCGCGTTCAGCATTGATGAACAAGGCCGCTTTTTTGTGGCGGAAACCTTCCGGTTTGGTGCCGGCGTGCCGGACATTCGCGGGCGAATGGACTGGCTGGACACCGAACTGGCTTCACGATCCGTGGCGGAGCGAATCGCTTACACCAGGCGCATTGAACCGGACAACACCGCCTGGTGGACAATTAACGAGGATCGTGTGGTGTTGCTTTGGGATAGCGACGGGGATGGCCGGTTGGATCAATCCAAGAATTTTGCGACCGGGTTCAATCGTTTGGAAGATGGATTGGGTTCCGGAGTGCTGGCTCATCACGGAAACGTGTACTACACCGACATCCCGCACCTTTGGCGATTGCGCGATCTGGACCACGACGGCGTCGCGGATCAACGCGAAA
Coding sequences:
- a CDS encoding PEP-CTERM sorting domain-containing protein; protein product: MKQRIFLSIGVSLSLLLNARADLSYTFDEDAQGFQNFSWSATGPAGWSGGAALQATPSSGGWTLGGSFNYLKEFSWPDQVEMQSLAASGQGRLSFDLILDGSSFTPGVANWYNVNIAGNSAGANGWTQFEKLSGDAWHNADDNALYSTHVDVSFAELGWADPEDATGWFQLYFGANSADDFPIQFYIDNVTAYAVPEPSALALGFAGVMALAGWRRRQA
- a CDS encoding sugar phosphate nucleotidyltransferase, producing the protein MKKSADKQDRFVIIMAGGRGERFWPVSREHSPKQLLKLLGDRSFLQEAVERVLPLVPLRNIFVITNAAQVAAVRKQLPKLPKDNIVGEPLGRDTCAAVTLGAALVGARTTTGILAVLPADHVVPETKKFQQVLNDAFTVAAQGQVMVTIGIKPTEPATGYGYIRIGNPLPTPSGSKKTKTTFYKAEQFVEKPNFDRALEYANSGQYRWNAGMFVWSFITITNGLEQHQPEMFAACQRWFKVAAQPAKLAKALARDYPEIKKISIDFALMEHAQNVICADGAFAWDDLGAWPALARHLKADAEGNTAVADFIHVDAARNIIYDARTKERRTPIAVVGLRDAILVQTDDAVLLAHKAQAQKIKELVKKIGADKRLKRLV